A stretch of Thermomicrobium roseum DSM 5159 DNA encodes these proteins:
- the fliS gene encoding flagellar export chaperone FliS: protein MPANPYQRYRQVTVETASVAELMVLLYRRAIQVLDEAEEAIHSRDVPRAHARLVFAQEIVAELMASLNLEAGELAQQLLAIYDYLQRRLVEANVRKDPAIVAEVRAFLSSLLEAWEEVAARERVTRPAVPLAASA from the coding sequence ATGCCGGCGAATCCTTACCAGCGGTACCGGCAGGTGACGGTGGAAACGGCCTCGGTGGCCGAGCTGATGGTACTGCTCTACCGACGGGCCATCCAGGTGCTCGACGAGGCCGAGGAGGCGATCCACAGCCGGGACGTTCCACGAGCGCACGCGCGCCTGGTCTTCGCCCAGGAGATCGTGGCTGAACTCATGGCCAGCCTGAACCTGGAGGCGGGCGAGCTGGCCCAGCAGCTCCTGGCGATCTACGACTATCTCCAGCGGCGACTGGTCGAGGCGAATGTGCGCAAGGACCCGGCTATCGTGGCTGAGGTGCGAGCGTTCCTCTCCAGCCTGCTCGAGGCCTGGGAGGAGGTGGCGGCACGAGAGCGCGTGACCCGGCCCGCAGTCCCATTGGCCGCCAGCGCCTGA
- a CDS encoding sortase — protein sequence MRVRSGSVSIAIAVLGLLLGVSCVRVEIQRTRTPELAQSTPTVVLRDAKVAKPTPVARAERRGQASEGVWRTLFRYRMPPATALEIARLGITVTVVEVASVVDERGWYWPVPTDAAAHLVGTANPGEPGNIAITGHVDTERGPGVFWRLLDIRPGDEITVWSAAGTFVYRVVDVQTVAQSERAVLRQTDRETLTLLTCIPDGRYERRLVVRAEPVRPAVATR from the coding sequence ATGCGCGTCCGGTCTGGCTCGGTCTCGATCGCGATCGCTGTGCTGGGACTCCTCCTCGGGGTCTCCTGCGTCCGGGTGGAAATCCAGCGGACGCGAACTCCCGAGCTGGCTCAGTCGACTCCGACGGTCGTCCTGCGTGACGCCAAGGTCGCCAAGCCGACACCGGTGGCGCGGGCCGAGCGTCGCGGGCAGGCGAGCGAGGGAGTCTGGCGAACACTGTTCCGGTACCGCATGCCGCCGGCGACGGCGCTCGAGATCGCGCGGCTGGGGATCACAGTGACGGTGGTCGAGGTGGCCTCGGTCGTGGACGAGCGGGGCTGGTACTGGCCCGTGCCAACCGATGCGGCTGCGCACCTGGTGGGGACGGCCAATCCGGGCGAGCCGGGCAACATCGCGATCACGGGACACGTCGATACCGAACGGGGTCCCGGTGTCTTTTGGCGCTTGCTGGACATCCGTCCTGGTGACGAGATCACGGTCTGGAGTGCGGCGGGAACCTTCGTCTACCGGGTGGTGGACGTGCAGACGGTCGCGCAGAGCGAGCGCGCGGTGCTGCGGCAGACGGACCGTGAGACCCTGACGCTTCTCACGTGTATCCCCGATGGTCGGTACGAGCGGCGGCTGGTCGTGCGCGCCGAGCCGGTGCGGCCAGCGGTGGCTACCCGCTGA
- a CDS encoding flagellar protein FliT, with product MDEASVLELAARLRDLTVAQLEAARAGEWDEALALLEERGTLVQQLQAVDPARLSAASREAIARLLEEMQVLDRELVGRVETALQATREAQQAVERNDAAARGYRRALGTAGEGELVDREA from the coding sequence GTGGACGAGGCGAGCGTGCTGGAACTCGCGGCCCGCCTGCGCGATCTGACCGTCGCCCAGCTGGAGGCCGCGCGGGCTGGGGAGTGGGACGAGGCGCTGGCCCTCCTGGAGGAACGCGGGACGCTCGTGCAGCAACTCCAGGCGGTCGACCCGGCGCGCCTGAGCGCGGCCAGCCGCGAGGCGATCGCGAGGCTGCTCGAGGAGATGCAGGTGCTGGATCGAGAACTCGTCGGGAGGGTGGAGACGGCGCTCCAGGCGACGCGGGAGGCGCAGCAGGCAGTGGAACGGAACGATGCGGCGGCTCGCGGGTACCGGCGGGCGCTCGGCACGGCCGGTGAAGGCGAGTTGGTCGATCGCGAGGCATGA
- the fliD gene encoding flagellar filament capping protein FliD, translating into MSITFDGLASGLNTKDIISKLLQLEQQPITRLNQRKQDIQKQRDAWKDLGTRLQNLASALGTLTQRGTIVGFAVRPSDGNAPFTASARPGAVAGTYSIQIQQLATATTLRSGSALGADIDPTAPLADVNFRSSITAGTFTINGVAITVDPTSDTLNDVIARINASGAGVTASLVTVDGRTRLALTADTPGGPLQVGMIGDSSNFLSVTSLAGAPRSGDTVVGTRSLTAVKTTVPLSQAMLATPVSGSGTLTINGVAIAYDTATDSLSTILNRINASNAGVTASYDSTSDRIVLTAKTTGSLAITVSDTGNLATALGLASGQLQLGQNAVYSLDGGTTWQYSTSNTISDAIPGVTVTLTRTTTSPYTFTVEPDSESAIAAVRKFVDQFNSVLSFIADKTAYDATTKTAGTLMGDSAVRTVESTLRRLVTSPAINAGGRYRTLADIGISFGAVGSVVGTTNQLQVDENKLRAALRENPDAVFELLGATSRATLTTPGDIARVSGTPRPPASGRYVIGSDGAGNLTASFYDTANQLLWSATGTIAAGGTNATLIPGLVLSAASTLTGATSEITVTQQEGVLTQLGRYLNGILGRDGLVRARGDAFEQQLRGIDQQIDRYQQRLDDRKAQLVRQFATLERMLAEIQAQGTQLQGQIIKMLSS; encoded by the coding sequence ATGAGTATTACCTTCGATGGCTTGGCTTCCGGCTTGAACACCAAAGACATCATTTCCAAGCTCCTGCAGCTGGAGCAGCAGCCGATCACGCGGCTCAACCAGCGCAAGCAGGACATCCAGAAGCAGCGGGATGCCTGGAAAGACCTGGGGACCCGCCTGCAGAACCTGGCGAGCGCGCTCGGCACGCTGACGCAGCGCGGTACCATCGTCGGCTTTGCCGTACGGCCGAGCGACGGGAACGCACCCTTCACGGCGAGCGCCCGCCCCGGCGCGGTCGCCGGCACGTACTCGATCCAGATCCAGCAGCTGGCGACCGCGACTACGCTACGCAGCGGCAGTGCGCTCGGTGCGGACATCGATCCCACTGCGCCGCTGGCCGACGTGAACTTCCGCTCCAGCATCACGGCTGGTACCTTCACCATCAATGGCGTAGCGATCACCGTCGATCCCACCAGCGACACCCTGAACGACGTGATCGCACGGATCAATGCGAGTGGCGCCGGAGTCACCGCCAGCCTGGTCACGGTGGACGGCCGGACGCGCCTCGCGCTCACGGCCGATACCCCAGGCGGACCGCTCCAGGTCGGGATGATCGGCGACAGCTCCAACTTCCTCTCGGTCACGTCGCTTGCCGGGGCACCACGCAGCGGTGATACCGTCGTCGGGACGCGCAGTTTGACCGCCGTCAAGACGACGGTTCCCTTGAGCCAGGCGATGCTGGCGACGCCGGTGAGTGGTTCGGGGACGCTCACGATCAATGGCGTGGCGATCGCGTACGATACGGCGACCGACTCGCTGAGCACGATCCTCAACCGGATCAATGCCTCCAATGCCGGTGTCACTGCGAGCTACGACAGTACGAGCGACCGCATCGTCCTGACGGCCAAGACGACGGGGAGCCTGGCGATCACTGTCAGCGACACGGGGAACCTGGCCACGGCGCTCGGGCTGGCCAGCGGTCAGCTCCAGCTCGGGCAGAATGCCGTCTACAGCCTGGATGGCGGCACGACCTGGCAGTACAGCACCAGCAACACGATCAGCGACGCGATTCCGGGCGTCACCGTGACGCTCACCCGCACGACCACCAGTCCCTACACCTTCACGGTCGAGCCGGACAGCGAGTCAGCTATCGCTGCTGTCCGCAAGTTCGTCGATCAGTTCAATAGCGTGTTGAGCTTCATCGCTGACAAGACTGCCTACGACGCGACGACCAAGACCGCCGGCACGCTCATGGGCGACAGCGCGGTACGGACGGTCGAGTCGACATTGCGCCGGCTGGTGACGAGTCCGGCGATCAACGCTGGTGGGCGCTACCGCACGCTGGCCGATATCGGGATCAGCTTCGGCGCGGTCGGATCGGTTGTGGGAACGACCAACCAGCTCCAGGTGGACGAAAACAAGCTCCGGGCCGCCTTGCGCGAGAATCCAGACGCCGTGTTCGAGCTGCTCGGCGCGACGAGCCGGGCGACGCTGACGACGCCGGGTGATATCGCGCGCGTCTCGGGAACGCCGCGCCCACCAGCCAGTGGCCGGTACGTCATCGGTTCCGATGGCGCAGGTAACCTGACGGCCTCTTTCTACGATACGGCGAACCAACTGCTTTGGAGTGCGACGGGCACCATCGCGGCTGGTGGGACGAATGCGACCTTGATCCCCGGGCTGGTCTTGAGCGCGGCCAGTACCCTCACCGGCGCGACGAGCGAGATCACGGTGACACAACAGGAAGGAGTACTGACGCAACTCGGCCGCTACCTGAACGGCATCCTCGGACGCGATGGGCTGGTGCGGGCACGCGGCGACGCCTTCGAGCAGCAGCTGCGCGGCATCGATCAGCAGATCGATCGGTATCAACAACGGCTGGACGATCGCAAAGCGCAGTTGGTGCGGCAGTTCGCGACGTTGGAGCGCATGCTGGCGGAGATCCAGGCGCAGGGGACACAACTCCAGGGTCAGATCATCAAGATGCTGAGTTCGTGA